One Citrobacter amalonaticus genomic window carries:
- the dacD gene encoding serine-type D-Ala-D-Ala carboxypeptidase DacD — protein sequence MLLKPRLFITASLLAMHLSSALAAGTADFAPPPPGIEAGSWVLMDYTTGQILTAGNEHQQRNPASLTKLMTGYVVDRAIDSQRITPDDIVTVGRDAWAKDNPVFVGSSLMFLKEGDRVSVHDLSRGLIVDSGNDACVALADYIAGGQPQFVAMMNNYVKKLNLRDTHFETVHGLDAPGQHSSAYDLAVLSRAIIHGEPEFYHMYSEKSLTWNGITQQNRNGLLWDKTMNVDGLKTGHTSGAGFNLIASAVDGQRRLIAVVMGANSPKGREEQARKLLLWGQQHFDTVQILRSGKQVGTERIWYGDKENIALGTEHDFWMALPKAEIPNIKAKYILDKKELEAPLAAHQRVGEIELYDRDKLVAHWPLVTLEAVGKGGVFSRLSDYFHHKV from the coding sequence ATGCTGTTGAAACCCCGTCTGTTTATTACCGCTTCTTTACTCGCGATGCATCTCTCTTCTGCACTTGCTGCCGGTACGGCTGACTTTGCGCCACCGCCTCCGGGCATTGAAGCCGGTTCATGGGTGCTTATGGATTACACCACGGGGCAAATTCTCACTGCGGGTAATGAGCATCAACAGCGCAATCCTGCCAGTCTGACCAAGCTGATGACCGGTTACGTGGTTGACCGCGCCATTGACAGTCAGCGTATTACGCCGGACGACATCGTCACGGTGGGACGCGACGCGTGGGCGAAGGACAATCCGGTCTTCGTCGGCTCCTCGCTGATGTTCCTCAAAGAAGGTGACCGGGTATCCGTGCACGATTTAAGCCGTGGGCTGATTGTTGATTCCGGTAACGACGCCTGCGTGGCGCTGGCTGACTATATCGCCGGAGGACAGCCGCAGTTTGTCGCGATGATGAATAATTACGTCAAGAAGCTCAATTTGCGGGATACCCATTTCGAGACGGTTCACGGACTGGATGCCCCAGGTCAGCACAGTTCAGCTTACGATCTGGCGGTGTTGTCCCGGGCAATCATTCATGGTGAGCCTGAGTTCTATCATATGTACAGTGAGAAAAGCCTCACCTGGAACGGCATTACTCAACAGAACCGTAACGGGCTGCTGTGGGATAAAACCATGAACGTGGATGGCCTGAAAACCGGACACACCTCGGGGGCTGGCTTCAACCTGATTGCTTCTGCGGTGGACGGTCAGCGCCGACTGATCGCCGTGGTGATGGGGGCAAATAGCCCAAAAGGGCGTGAGGAGCAGGCACGTAAACTACTGCTCTGGGGACAACAACATTTCGACACGGTGCAGATCCTGCGCAGCGGTAAGCAGGTCGGAACGGAGCGCATCTGGTACGGCGATAAAGAGAATATCGCGCTAGGCACCGAACACGATTTCTGGATGGCGCTGCCGAAGGCGGAAATCCCGAACATCAAAGCGAAATACATCCTGGATAAGAAGGAACTGGAAGCACCGCTTGCCGCACATCAACGGGTCGGGGAAATTGAACTCTACGACCGCGACAAACTGGTCGCCCACTGGCCTCTGGTCACGCTGGAAGCCGTCGGTAAGGGGGGCGTCTTCTCCCGTCTGAGCGATTATTTCCATCACAAAGTCTGA
- the sbcB gene encoding exodeoxyribonuclease I, which produces MNDGKQQPTFLFHDYETFGIHPALDRPAQFAALRTDSEFNVIGEPEVFYCKPADDYLPQPGAVMVTGITPQEAREKGDNEAAFAARIHALFTVPKTCIIGYNNVRFDDEVTRNVLYRNFYDPYAWSWQHDNSRWDLLDVMRACYALRPEGINWPENDDGLPSFRLEHLTKANGIEHSNAHDAMADVYATIAMAQLVKSRQPRLFEYLYTHRNKHKLAALIDVPQMKPLVHVSGMFGAWRGNTSWVAPLAWHPDNRNAVIMVDLAGDISPLLELDSDTLRERLYTAKADLGDNAAVPLKLVHINKCPVLAQANTLRPEDADRLGINRQHCLDNLKVLREHPQVRDKVVTIFAEAEPFTPSDNVDAQLYNGFFSDADRAAMKIVLETDPQNLPALDITFVDPRIEKLLFNYRARNFPGTLDEAEQQRWLEHRRQVFTPEYLQRYADELQMLYQEYADDKEKQVLLKALWQYAEEIV; this is translated from the coding sequence ATGAATGACGGCAAGCAACAACCCACCTTTCTCTTCCACGATTACGAAACCTTTGGCATTCATCCGGCGCTCGACAGGCCTGCGCAATTTGCCGCGCTGCGTACCGATAGCGAATTCAACGTCATCGGTGAGCCTGAGGTTTTTTACTGCAAACCAGCGGATGACTATTTGCCCCAGCCGGGCGCCGTGATGGTCACCGGGATCACCCCTCAGGAAGCGCGAGAAAAAGGGGATAATGAGGCTGCGTTTGCCGCGCGGATCCACGCACTGTTTACGGTGCCGAAAACCTGCATCATTGGCTATAACAACGTGCGCTTCGACGACGAGGTCACGCGCAACGTGCTTTACCGCAACTTCTACGATCCTTACGCCTGGAGCTGGCAGCATGATAATTCGCGCTGGGATCTGCTGGACGTGATGCGCGCTTGCTACGCCCTGCGCCCGGAAGGCATCAACTGGCCGGAAAATGACGATGGCCTCCCCAGTTTTCGCCTGGAGCATCTGACGAAAGCGAACGGCATCGAGCACAGCAACGCACACGATGCGATGGCGGATGTCTATGCCACCATTGCGATGGCGCAACTGGTGAAGTCACGTCAGCCGCGTCTGTTTGAGTATCTCTACACGCACCGTAACAAACACAAGCTGGCCGCGCTGATTGACGTGCCGCAAATGAAACCGCTGGTACATGTTTCCGGCATGTTTGGCGCATGGCGCGGCAACACCAGTTGGGTTGCGCCGTTGGCCTGGCATCCGGATAACCGTAATGCCGTGATTATGGTCGATCTGGCCGGTGATATTTCGCCGTTGCTGGAACTGGACAGCGATACCCTGCGCGAACGTCTGTACACCGCCAAAGCCGATCTGGGCGATAACGCCGCCGTGCCGCTGAAGCTGGTGCACATCAACAAATGCCCGGTGCTGGCACAAGCGAACACGCTGCGCCCGGAAGATGCCGACCGTCTGGGGATTAATCGCCAGCATTGTCTCGATAATCTGAAAGTCCTGCGTGAACATCCGCAGGTGCGTGACAAAGTGGTCACCATCTTTGCGGAAGCGGAACCGTTCACGCCGTCCGACAACGTTGATGCCCAGCTTTATAATGGTTTCTTCAGCGATGCTGACCGGGCGGCAATGAAGATTGTGCTGGAAACCGATCCACAGAACCTGCCGGCGCTGGATATCACCTTTGTCGATCCGCGGATTGAGAAACTGCTGTTCAACTATCGGGCGCGTAATTTCCCCGGCACGCTGGATGAAGCGGAGCAACAGCGCTGGCTGGAGCATCGTCGCCAGGTCTTTACCCCGGAATATTTGCAGCGCTACGCCGACGAGTTGCAGATGTTGTATCAGGAATATGCAGATGATAAAGAGAAGCAGGTACTGCTGAAGGCACTGTGGCAGTACGCTGAAGAGATCGTCTGA
- the tsuB gene encoding thiosulfate utilization sulfurtransferase TsuB/YeeD — protein sequence MAIKKLDVVTQVCPFPLIEAKAALAEMASGDELVIEFDCTQATEAIPQWAAEEGHAITDYQQVGDAAWSITVQKA from the coding sequence ATGGCGATTAAAAAACTGGACGTGGTCACGCAGGTTTGCCCGTTCCCACTGATTGAAGCAAAAGCCGCGCTGGCTGAAATGGCGAGCGGTGACGAGCTGGTGATTGAGTTTGATTGCACCCAGGCGACCGAAGCGATCCCACAGTGGGCGGCTGAAGAAGGGCATGCGATTACGGACTATCAGCAGGTTGGCGATGCCGCCTGGAGCATCACCGTCCAGAAAGCGTGA
- the tsuA gene encoding thiosulfate utilization transporter TsuA/YeeE, producing MFSMILSGVICGALLGFVMQRGRFCLTGGFRDMYIAKNNRMFYALLIAISVQSVGAFALIQAGVIRFDAGAFPWLGTVVGGYIFGIGIVYAGGCATGTWYRAGEGLIGSWIALATYMVMSAVMRSPHASGLNQTLKTYSTEHNSMADTLNLSVWPLIAVLLVVTLWVVSKELKKPKLKVASLPPRRTGLAHILFEKRWHPFVTAVLIGLIALLAWPLSEATGRMFGLGITSPTANILQFLVAGDSKFLNWGVFLVLGIFLGSFIAAKASREFRVRAADAATTLRSGFGGILMGFGASIAGGCSIGNGLVMTAMMTWQGWIGLVFMILGVWTASWIVFVRPQRKARLATAAAN from the coding sequence ATGTTTTCAATGATTTTAAGCGGGGTTATCTGCGGCGCGCTGCTGGGCTTTGTGATGCAGCGTGGACGATTCTGCCTGACCGGCGGTTTTCGCGATATGTATATCGCCAAAAACAACCGCATGTTTTATGCGCTGCTGATTGCGATTTCCGTGCAGAGCGTCGGTGCTTTTGCGCTGATTCAGGCGGGGGTGATTCGCTTCGATGCGGGCGCGTTCCCGTGGCTCGGTACCGTTGTCGGCGGTTATATTTTCGGGATTGGGATTGTCTATGCGGGCGGATGTGCTACCGGAACCTGGTATCGTGCGGGTGAGGGGCTGATCGGCAGTTGGATTGCGCTGGCGACCTACATGGTGATGAGCGCGGTGATGCGTTCGCCTCATGCCAGCGGTTTAAATCAGACGCTAAAAACGTACAGCACGGAGCACAACTCCATGGCTGACACGCTGAACCTCTCCGTCTGGCCGCTGATTGCCGTTCTGCTGGTAGTGACGCTCTGGGTAGTCAGTAAAGAACTGAAAAAGCCAAAGCTGAAAGTCGCCTCTTTGCCGCCGCGTCGTACCGGGCTGGCGCATATTCTGTTTGAAAAACGCTGGCACCCGTTTGTGACGGCGGTGCTGATTGGTCTTATCGCGCTGCTGGCCTGGCCGCTGAGCGAAGCCACCGGGCGTATGTTTGGGCTCGGGATCACCTCGCCGACGGCTAACATTTTGCAGTTCCTGGTGGCGGGAGACAGCAAGTTCCTCAACTGGGGCGTTTTCCTGGTGCTGGGGATTTTCCTCGGTTCGTTCATCGCGGCGAAAGCCAGTCGTGAATTCCGCGTACGGGCTGCCGATGCGGCAACCACGCTACGCAGCGGCTTCGGCGGGATCCTGATGGGATTTGGCGCCAGTATTGCCGGCGGCTGCTCTATCGGTAACGGTCTGGTGATGACGGCGATGATGACCTGGCAGGGCTGGATTGGCCTGGTATTTATGATCCTTGGCGTCTGGACCGCGTCGTGGATTGTGTTTGTTCGACCGCAGCGTAAAGCCCGTCTGGCAACCGCTGCGGCAAATTAA
- a CDS encoding APC family permease — MSHNATPKTSRVELRKTLTLIPVVMMGLAYMQPMTLFDTFGIVSGLTDGHVATAYAFALIAILFTALSYGKLVRRFPSAGSAYTYAQKSISPTVGFMVGWSSLLDYLFMPMINILLAKIYFEALVPSVPSWIFVVALVAFMTISNLRSIKTVANFNTLIVILQMGIVAVIVGLIIYGVSNGEGAGTLTSTRPFWSEGAHVVPMITGATILCFSFLGFDGISSLSEETKDAERVIPKAIFLTALIGGLVFIGASYFLQLYFPDISRFKDPDASQPEIMLYVAGKTFQWGVLIFSSVTVLASGMAAHAGVSRLMYVMGRDGVFPTRFFGYIHPKWRTPAWNVLLVGAIALMAIKFDLVTATALINFGALVAFTFVNLSVISQFWIREKRNKTLKDHFNYLVLPVCGALTVGALWINLEESSMVLGLIWAGIGLVYLACVTKSFRNPVPQYEDIAQ, encoded by the coding sequence ATGTCGCATAACGCTACTCCAAAAACCTCTCGCGTGGAATTACGTAAAACGCTTACGTTGATTCCGGTTGTCATGATGGGTCTTGCCTATATGCAGCCGATGACGCTGTTCGATACGTTTGGTATCGTTTCAGGCCTCACTGACGGTCACGTTGCAACGGCGTATGCCTTTGCGCTGATCGCTATTCTCTTTACTGCGTTGAGCTACGGTAAACTGGTTCGCCGTTTCCCGTCTGCTGGCTCGGCGTATACCTATGCCCAGAAATCCATCAGCCCGACCGTTGGCTTTATGGTGGGTTGGTCATCCCTGCTGGACTACCTGTTCATGCCGATGATCAACATCCTGCTGGCAAAAATTTACTTTGAAGCGCTGGTGCCGTCCGTACCGTCGTGGATCTTTGTTGTCGCGCTGGTGGCCTTTATGACCATCTCCAACCTGCGCAGCATCAAGACCGTGGCAAACTTCAATACCCTGATTGTGATCCTGCAGATGGGCATTGTGGCGGTGATTGTGGGTCTGATCATCTACGGCGTGTCGAACGGTGAGGGCGCCGGTACGCTGACCAGCACGCGTCCGTTCTGGTCGGAAGGCGCGCACGTCGTGCCAATGATTACCGGAGCAACGATTCTGTGCTTCTCGTTCCTGGGCTTTGACGGTATCTCTTCGCTGTCTGAAGAGACCAAAGATGCAGAGCGCGTGATCCCGAAGGCTATCTTCCTGACGGCGCTGATTGGCGGCCTGGTATTCATCGGCGCCTCTTACTTCCTGCAACTGTACTTCCCGGATATCTCTCGCTTTAAGGATCCGGATGCGTCTCAGCCTGAAATCATGCTGTACGTGGCAGGTAAAACCTTCCAGTGGGGCGTGCTGATTTTCTCCAGCGTGACCGTTCTGGCGTCCGGTATGGCGGCACACGCAGGCGTCTCTCGTCTGATGTACGTAATGGGCCGTGACGGCGTATTCCCGACGCGCTTCTTTGGTTACATTCATCCGAAGTGGCGTACCCCGGCATGGAACGTGCTGCTGGTGGGGGCAATTGCGCTGATGGCGATTAAATTTGACCTGGTGACGGCGACGGCGCTGATTAACTTCGGTGCGCTGGTGGCGTTTACCTTCGTGAACCTGTCTGTCATTTCACAGTTCTGGATCCGTGAAAAACGCAACAAGACGCTGAAAGACCACTTCAACTATCTGGTGCTGCCAGTATGTGGCGCGCTGACTGTTGGCGCGCTGTGGATCAACCTGGAAGAGAGCTCTATGGTTCTGGGTCTGATCTGGGCCGGTATCGGTCTGGTGTATCTGGCCTGCGTGACCAAAAGCTTCCGCAACCCGGTTCCGCAGTACGAAGATATCGCACAGTAA
- the yoeI gene encoding membrane protein YoeI, whose amino-acid sequence MGQFFAYATAFAVKGNDHVA is encoded by the coding sequence ATGGGGCAATTTTTTGCTTACGCGACGGCATTCGCCGTAAAGGGGAATGACCATGTCGCATAA
- a CDS encoding LysR family transcriptional regulator, protein MKPLLDVLIILDALEKEGSFAAASAKLYKTPSALSYTVHRLESDLNIQILDRSGHRARFTRTGQMLLEKGREVLHTVRELEKQAIKLHEGWENELVIGVDDTFPFSLLAPLIESFYQHHSVTRLKFINGVLGGSWDALIQGRADIIVGAMHEPPSSSDFSVARLGELEQIFAVAPHHPLAEEAEPLSRSTIKRYRAIVVGDSSPLAAATATQLLDDQEAITVFDFKTKLELQISGLGCGYLPRYLAQRFLDSGALIEKKVAAQILFEPVWMGWNEQTAGLASAWWRDAILANSAIAGIYKKDDSEKSNI, encoded by the coding sequence ATGAAACCACTGCTGGACGTGCTCATCATCCTTGATGCCCTTGAGAAAGAGGGCAGCTTCGCGGCGGCGTCCGCCAAACTGTATAAGACGCCGTCTGCCCTCAGTTATACCGTCCACCGTCTGGAAAGCGATCTCAACATTCAAATCCTCGATCGCAGCGGTCATCGCGCCCGGTTCACGCGCACGGGTCAAATGCTGTTAGAGAAAGGGCGGGAAGTCCTGCACACCGTGCGGGAACTGGAAAAGCAGGCGATAAAACTTCACGAAGGCTGGGAAAATGAACTGGTGATCGGCGTGGACGATACCTTTCCTTTTTCCCTGCTCGCCCCTCTGATCGAATCCTTTTATCAGCATCACAGCGTCACGCGCCTGAAATTCATTAACGGCGTATTGGGGGGATCGTGGGATGCGCTGATCCAGGGTCGGGCGGATATTATTGTCGGCGCGATGCATGAACCCCCTTCATCCAGCGACTTTAGCGTTGCGCGCCTGGGCGAACTGGAACAGATTTTTGCCGTTGCGCCACACCATCCGCTGGCCGAAGAAGCTGAGCCGCTGAGCCGCAGTACCATCAAACGCTATCGCGCGATTGTGGTCGGCGACAGTTCGCCTCTCGCTGCTGCAACGGCGACGCAACTGCTTGACGATCAGGAGGCGATCACTGTCTTCGATTTTAAGACCAAACTGGAACTGCAAATCAGTGGTCTGGGATGCGGTTATCTTCCACGTTATCTGGCGCAGCGCTTCCTGGACAGTGGGGCGTTAATCGAAAAAAAAGTGGCTGCGCAAATCCTCTTTGAACCGGTATGGATGGGGTGGAATGAGCAGACGGCAGGGCTCGCCAGCGCCTGGTGGCGGGATGCGATTTTAGCAAATAGTGCTATCGCGGGGATCTACAAAAAAGACGATAGCGAAAAATCAAACATTTAA
- a CDS encoding SDR family oxidoreductase, with the protein MKKVAVVGLGWLGMPLAMSLTARGWQVTGSKTTQDGVEAARMSGIEGYPLRLEPELVCETDDLDALMDVDALVITLPARRSGPGEDFYLQAMQELVDSALAYRIPRIIFTSSTSVYGDVQGTVKEGTARNPVTASGRVLKELEDWLHNLPGTSVDILRLAGLVGPGRHPGRFFAGKTAPDGEHGVNLVHLEDVIAAITLLLQAPKGGHIYNICAPSHPARNVFYPQMARLLGMEPPQFRDSAANNKGKIIDGSRICNELGFEYQYPDPLVMPLE; encoded by the coding sequence ATGAAAAAGGTCGCAGTTGTCGGTTTAGGATGGTTAGGCATGCCGCTGGCGATGTCGCTCACTGCCAGAGGCTGGCAGGTGACGGGGAGCAAAACCACCCAGGATGGCGTGGAAGCGGCCAGAATGAGCGGGATCGAAGGATATCCGCTACGGCTCGAGCCTGAGTTGGTGTGTGAAACAGATGATCTGGATGCGCTGATGGATGTCGATGCGCTGGTGATTACCTTACCGGCTCGTCGTAGCGGTCCGGGAGAAGACTTCTATTTACAGGCGATGCAGGAGCTGGTCGACAGCGCGCTGGCGTATCGTATTCCGCGCATTATCTTTACCAGTTCGACCTCCGTCTATGGTGACGTGCAGGGGACGGTTAAAGAGGGAACTGCGCGTAATCCGGTCACCGCCAGCGGTCGCGTATTAAAAGAGCTGGAAGACTGGCTGCATAATTTACCGGGTACTTCGGTCGATATCCTGCGACTGGCCGGGCTGGTGGGACCAGGGCGTCATCCAGGCCGTTTCTTCGCGGGCAAAACCGCCCCTGATGGCGAACACGGCGTCAATCTGGTCCATCTGGAAGATGTGATTGCCGCCATCACGCTGCTGTTACAGGCACCGAAAGGGGGACACATCTATAATATATGTGCGCCTTCGCATCCTGCCCGTAATGTGTTCTATCCGCAGATGGCGCGTCTGCTGGGAATGGAGCCGCCGCAGTTCCGTGATTCCGCGGCTAACAACAAAGGTAAAATTATAGATGGCAGCCGGATCTGTAATGAGCTTGGGTTTGAATACCAGTATCCCGATCCGCTGGTGATGCCGTTGGAGTAA
- the hisL gene encoding his operon leader peptide has protein sequence MTRVQFKHHHHHHHPD, from the coding sequence ATGACACGCGTTCAATTTAAACACCACCATCATCACCATCATCCTGACTAG